GCATGAAGGATCCGAAGCGCATGCTTCGTGGAGATGGATGACGTCCCGTCAGGTCCAATTCAGTTCACCGCCCTTCCGCACCCTGATCGGCATCCTGCCGGTCTTGGTGCTCACCATTGGAATCGGCTACAGCGCAGCCTACGCCTTCCTCGTCCCGCAGTCCGGGTTCGAGTTCAGTTCGCTCTGGGTGGTCTTGCTGGCGCCAGACTGCGCCTCGGAATCCGAGTGGTGTCAAGCGAATCCGGGCCGGGTACAACAAGGGGACCGGCTGATCCAGATCGGCGATCTGACTTTTGAGCAGTACACCAGCGATCCACTTACCCGGTCATTTGAGGGGAGCAGCCCGGGCGAGCTCGTGCCGATCAAGCTCGAGCGCGGCGGCGAGGTTCTGCAGATCGATTGGCTGATGCCAAGTCCGGGAATCGGATCCGGTGTAGCCAATGCGTTGCTCGTTTCAATCCCCTTTCTCCCCTTCTGGGCCGCCTCGTTCTTGGTCTTCCTGCTCATCCGCCCACGGGACGAGCGCTGGGGAATCTTGATCCTGTTCTTCTCAACGACTGCGCTCTGGCTGGCGATTGGGAGCGTCTCTATTACCGGGATCGGCTACTCTGGTGTTGTGTATGCGGCCTTGATGTTGATCATGCTACCGATCTACATTCACACCCACCTGGTCGTTCCACAGCGGATGCCGAGCGCCAAACCGGGCCTCGGCCTGGCGTTGCTCTATGCCGCAGGCACGATCGGCGCCGTGCTCGTGTTGTTGTCGATTGTCCCCCGCTGGATCTGGTACCTGGCGGCGCTTGGGGCCTTCGTGGGGAGTATGGCCATCCTGCTCTATCGCAGCTTCGTGCTTCCATCTGCCTCCCAGCGACTCCCGACCCGCCTGATGCTGTTCGGAATCGGCATGGCTTTCTTCCCCTCCTTGCTGATCTTCATCGTGCCTGCGATCCTGGAAATCGAACTCCCCTCCCGCTGGGGGACGGCGATCGCCTTGCTGGCCCTTCCGGCGCTCCCCCTAACCTATGTCTACGCGGCCTTCAAGCGGCAGTTTGGCGACCTCGAGTTCCGGGCGAACCGCGTGCTCGGGTTGTACACCTTCATCCTGGCGTACTCCACGGCCTTCGCCCTGGTATTCGTTCTTGTGAGCGCTTCGATCACCTCCCAGGAGGGGGATGTCATCGCCGCCCTGCTGGTGTCGATCCTGTTCATCGCCTTCGCGCCTTACTCCCAATCGCGCTTCCAGCGCTGGTTCGAGCACCTGGCGTATGGCTCGGTCTATGATCCGGATGAAGTGCTGACGCGGTTCTCTCAGAACCTGCCGATCGCCTCCGACCCGGAAAAGCTGGTACGGCTGATCGCCGACGAGATCACCCCCAGTCTGTACATCCGCCAGTCAGCCCTGTACCTGATGGATGGTGCCGCCAGCTTGATGTACGCCCGCAATCTGCGGTTGGAGGAAACCGACCTCGGGCTTCTGGCATTGGGGGCCCTGCTGCAAGACGCAGGTCACTACCGACCTCCGGGGATCGTCCAGGGATCTGACGCCGACTGGGTACGCTTGGCGCTTCCGCTGGAGACGCGCGATCGGCATGTCGGTGTGTGGTTGTTTGGACAGCGAGATCCGGACGACCACTACGCTCGGAAGGATATCCAGCTTCTATCCACCCTGGCGGCTCAGGTCGCCTTGGCAATCGAGAATTCCCGGCTGTACGTCGCCTCTCAGCGCCAGATGCAGGAGCTGACGGGGCTGTACGATGTCGCCCTGGCGACCGGCACGGCTCTGCAGGTCGATCGCCTCCTGCGCGAAGTGTATGCCCCGGTGCGAAGACTGATTGCGCTGGATGCCTTCGCCGCCTCGCTTTACCACCCAAAGGACAAAACGATCGAGATCCTGCTGGCCGTCGAAGACGGCCAGCCAGTTCCGGAAGCCATTGGGGTGCGCTTCCCGGCCTCGGCTGGCGGCCTGACCAGTCAAGTGGTCGCCACGGGTCGGTCACTGCTGGTCGGCGAGGTTCAAGGCGACATGTTGCCCGCCAGCGCCTCCGTGGGCTCCGTTGAGCGCATTCAGTCGTGGCTGGGCGTGCCGTTGCTGGCTCGGGAGCAGCTGGTCGGGGTGATATCTGTGCAGGCCTTCCGTCCAAATGCCTTCAGCGAGAAGGACCAGCGTTTCCTGGAGACGCTGGCGGGTCAAGTGGCGACGGCGATGAGCAACGCCATCCTGTACGAGGAGACTCGCCAGCGAGCGACCCAGCAGGAAGCCCTCAACGCCGTGATTGCCGCCGCCGCAGGCGCCACGGCCCTTCCGGACCTGCTGGAGACCGGGCTGGAGCAATCGATCCGGGCCCTGGACGTCCCGGCCGGGGTGGTGTGGCTCGACCACCCGCTGGTGGCCCGGGCCCGAGGCGTAGCCGCCGAGCTTCGACCATTGGCCGCGCGCATGGTTGCCATCGCCCTCTCCCGGCCGTGGCCGGTTCTGGCCGAAGACGACTGGCGGGGCAGGCTAGATGATCCGACCCATGCCGCCCTCGCCACAGAGCTGCACGAGCTGGGCATCCGCGCCACCCTGACGGTGCCCCTGATTGCGGAAGGACGTCCGATCGGCGGTTTGACTCTGGCCGGCCCAGACCCTCATCGTTGGAGCCGTGAGGAGATGGGGGTGGCCGAAGCCATCGGCCGCCAGCTGGGAAGCGCAGTGGAAAGGCTGCGTCTGCTTGACCAGATCCAGGAAAACGCCAGGCAGCTTCAGCGCATCCTCGATAGCGTGGAGGAAGGAATTCTCATCCTGGATGAGAGCCTGCGGGTGACGCTGGCCAACCCGGCCGCCCAGGACTACATCCGCGCCCTGGCCGATGCCCGCATCGGGGACCGGCCGACTCGGCTGGCAGGCATTCCGATCGAGGAGATCCTGCAGCCGAGGCCGGGAGGGCTTCCGCATACCGTCACTCTCGGTGCTCCTTCGAATCAGGTGTTTGAGATCCTGAGCACGCCATTCGTCGTCGCCGGCAAGCGAGAAGGCTGGACGTTGCTGATCCGGAACACCACGGACGCCTTCCAGATTCAGCAGATGGCCCAGCAGCAAGACCGTCTGGCGGCCGTCGGGCAGCTCGCCGCTGGCATCGCCCACGACTTCAACAACATCATGGCCGCCATCATCCTGTACGCCGAGATGCTTCTGGCCCAGCCAGACCTGACTGGTCGATCTTCCGAGCGCCTGCTGACCATCCTGGAGCAGGCGCAACGGGCCTCCGGGCTCACCCGCCAGGTGCTGGATTTCAGCCGCCGGTCGGTCATGGAGCAGCACCCGACCACCCTCGTACCGTTCCTCAAGGAGTTGCTCAAGCTCCTGGCCCGCACGCTGCCGGAGAGTATCGCTCTCCGCCTGGATTTTCAAGAGGAGGATGTGATCGTCAACGCCGACCCCGGCCGGCTGCAGCAGGTCTTCATGAACCTCGCCCTCAATGCCCGGGATGCGATGCCGGCTGGGGGTGAGCTCCGCTTCGATCAGGCGACGCTGGACGTCCTGGACGGCCAGATCCCGCCTTCGCCCGGCATGGCCAAAGGGCGGTGGGTGTGCATCGCAGTCTCCGACACCGGCGAGGGGATACCCTCCGAGGCTCTGCCCCACATCTTCGAGCCTTTCTACACGACCAAGGACGTCGGCTCGGGAACTGGCCTCGGACTGGCGCAGGTGTATGGCATCGTCCAACAGCATGGCGGCCATATCCTGGTACGGAGTGAGCGCGGGCGCGGGACCCGATTCTCGATTTACCTTCCAGTCCTTTTCGCCGTTGCCGGACCGTCGGAGGCGAGGGCAGCCCAGGCGGTGGTGCGCGGGCACAAGGAAACCGTAC
This genomic interval from Anaerolineales bacterium contains the following:
- a CDS encoding GAF domain-containing protein, with the translated sequence MTSRQVQFSSPPFRTLIGILPVLVLTIGIGYSAAYAFLVPQSGFEFSSLWVVLLAPDCASESEWCQANPGRVQQGDRLIQIGDLTFEQYTSDPLTRSFEGSSPGELVPIKLERGGEVLQIDWLMPSPGIGSGVANALLVSIPFLPFWAASFLVFLLIRPRDERWGILILFFSTTALWLAIGSVSITGIGYSGVVYAALMLIMLPIYIHTHLVVPQRMPSAKPGLGLALLYAAGTIGAVLVLLSIVPRWIWYLAALGAFVGSMAILLYRSFVLPSASQRLPTRLMLFGIGMAFFPSLLIFIVPAILEIELPSRWGTAIALLALPALPLTYVYAAFKRQFGDLEFRANRVLGLYTFILAYSTAFALVFVLVSASITSQEGDVIAALLVSILFIAFAPYSQSRFQRWFEHLAYGSVYDPDEVLTRFSQNLPIASDPEKLVRLIADEITPSLYIRQSALYLMDGAASLMYARNLRLEETDLGLLALGALLQDAGHYRPPGIVQGSDADWVRLALPLETRDRHVGVWLFGQRDPDDHYARKDIQLLSTLAAQVALAIENSRLYVASQRQMQELTGLYDVALATGTALQVDRLLREVYAPVRRLIALDAFAASLYHPKDKTIEILLAVEDGQPVPEAIGVRFPASAGGLTSQVVATGRSLLVGEVQGDMLPASASVGSVERIQSWLGVPLLAREQLVGVISVQAFRPNAFSEKDQRFLETLAGQVATAMSNAILYEETRQRATQQEALNAVIAAAAGATALPDLLETGLEQSIRALDVPAGVVWLDHPLVARARGVAAELRPLAARMVAIALSRPWPVLAEDDWRGRLDDPTHAALATELHELGIRATLTVPLIAEGRPIGGLTLAGPDPHRWSREEMGVAEAIGRQLGSAVERLRLLDQIQENARQLQRILDSVEEGILILDESLRVTLANPAAQDYIRALADARIGDRPTRLAGIPIEEILQPRPGGLPHTVTLGAPSNQVFEILSTPFVVAGKREGWTLLIRNTTDAFQIQQMAQQQDRLAAVGQLAAGIAHDFNNIMAAIILYAEMLLAQPDLTGRSSERLLTILEQAQRASGLTRQVLDFSRRSVMEQHPTTLVPFLKELLKLLARTLPESIALRLDFQEEDVIVNADPGRLQQVFMNLALNARDAMPAGGELRFDQATLDVLDGQIPPSPGMAKGRWVCIAVSDTGEGIPSEALPHIFEPFYTTKDVGSGTGLGLAQVYGIVQQHGGHILVRSERGRGTRFSIYLPVLFAVAGPSEARAAQAVVRGHKETVLVVEDDAATREGVRQVLESLDYQVRVASDGEEALEVFKGQGGFDLVVTDLVMPGVGGMALYKALKERDPKVKVIIMTGYPLGGGTRELLEEGQVFWIQKPLNTATLSAAVRQAFGDSPVEGA